ATGTCCATTTGGCACCGCAGCAGGAACGAGGCGCGCTCCCGGCGCAGCTGCGCGGCCGCTGGATGCTGTTGTCCTGCTGCAGCGACCAGCTCAGCAGATCCTATAGTGCTGCTGAGGCTCGGAAACAAAGGCGCTCCGGTATGTTCGCACCCCGGTCAGCAGTCCAACGCGTGGACCGGCACAAAGGGCCGGGATCGGCGTGGAGAATGTGGGGATTAACGGCGCAGCAGAGAGGCGCACAGCAGGATGGAAGTGGGTGGTTTAGGAACTAATGTATAGAAACGTGAGAGGGGCAGTAGAAATATGATTTTATATATTAAGTGAAATGTCATTGTCACCAGATGGAGTTGGTGTTAGAAGGTGCATCTGTGCAGGTGTATAGTTCAGCAAAATCACTCTGTTTTAAAGTGGAGTCCCTGATTTTCACTCATtagacagacaaaataaaattacagccaGTTTTATCCCATTTACACAGTTTCCATCTGTAATGCTGAAGCTAGAACGTGTCAAAAATCAACTCATACACTGTTACAGGGTCCAGTGGGGTGTGGCCCCACATCTGGAGCTGCCTGACATGAATGAATGCTTCATTTGTATTTGGCACTAACCAAAGCTTTCTGAAAAGGGTGACAAATATCAGTTACTCATTTATCACCATATTGGCTACTCATGCTATTCAGCACCACTTACAAACACTATATACACTGTTACCCAACATAAATTGTAATGTGTGAATACAGTCaaggcctctttttttttttttaaataaatgaatggagATAGTAGCAGGAAAATGAACAATCTGACGTATAAAACTTAAATCTATGGTTTAAGTCGCATAAACTACTTTTAATTGGTCAGTCAGTTGGCCAGTTTCTGTCAGTCGTCCCCTGCCTCTGCCCATCCTCTCTGCCCGTCCCTCTCTGATGATGTGGGGTTTCTTTTGTCTCCTGTCTCTGACCTCAGCAGGTTTATTTCTCTCCCCATAATCCCTCTCCTGTGGGCGCCAGCGTATAAAAGGGAGGGGCGCAGTCCGAGCCGCACACACTCTGAGTGAGGCTCGGCGCAGGCattgcacacacagacaggtaaGGTGCGCACAAACTGTACACCTGCAGGTGCATGGAGACACAACAACATGTTTCCTCTGTGCTTTGATTTCCTCCATAACCTCATATCAGTAAAACAGGTTTAATTTGTCACATGaacatctctttctctctgtgtccaCTCAGTAATCATGTCCAGTGGAGATAAGTCCAAGACTTCTTCCCAGACTGATGGGAAGGCTGCTCAGGGCAAGAAGTCTGAGATGGGAATGATGTCCTACAAGGTGGGCGGCTCTCTCATTACTCCTGCTTGAGATGCAGATAATAGTGGCCACACTGAGACATAACACGATGCTTCTGTTGTTTCCACTAGATGTACGTGTTCGACCAGGAGAACTTCCAGGGTCGCATGATCGAGATCAGCAACGagtgcatgaatgtgtgtgagcTGGGCATGGACCGCGTGCGTTCCCTGCGTGTTGAGTGTGGACCGTAAgtctgaaaaaacacatttaacatgTTCATCTTTGCACGCTTTGCTTCATAACACTGTCCCATCTGCAGCTTCGTTGGCTTCGAGCAGATGAACTTCTGTGGGGAGATGTACATCCTGGAGAAGGGAGAGTATCCCCGCTGGGACTCCTGGAGCAACTGCCAGAAGAACGACTACCTGCTGTCCTTCAGGCCCGTCAGAATGGTAGGAACATCTCAAATTATCTCTCTCCAACTTTCCCTTCCATTCTGCTTGGGACTCTTCTCTAAACAAGTGCATCAccctgtttttctctccttcagGACCCTGAGAAGCACAAGATCTGCCTGTACGAGATTGGAGAGTTCAAGGGCCGCAAGATGGAGATCATGGACGACGACGTTCCCAGCCTGTTCTCCTACGGCTTCACCGACAGAGTGGGCAGCATCATTGTCAGCTGTGGAACGTGAGTCTCAGTTACAGCGCAGCAAAGAGGAGATTCAAAATCCATAATGTCAATCATATACCTGACACATtccctgtgttttttcttcagctGGGTGGGATACCAGTTCCCTGGATACCGTGGCAGCCAGTACCTGCTGGAGAAGGGCGACTTCAGGCACTTCAATGAGTTCGGCGCCCGCCATCCTCAGTTCCAGTCTGTGAGGCGTATCCGTGACATGCAGTGGCACCAACAGGGCTGCTACACCATGGCCAGCAAGTGAGGTTCagggaaggagagaaagagaaagagtggAAGTGAGGGAGAGGGGCGGAGGAAGAGGGAAAGGGGGAGAGATGTCTGAGGCCTCCACCTCAGCACCTTCAACAGGTCTATGATCTAACACAGCGAGGGGAAAGGTGAGGATCTATATCTGCCCCTTATCGGAGACAACACCTCAGTGGAAGGACCACCAGAACCACCAGAGCCACCCTCTGTTctgttcctctctgtctctagttttctctttctcccctATGGGCTGAGCTTTGCTTTCTACCCTTTTctccttattttatttattttttttttttagtcccTCACTTCATTCCCCTTCACAGTCCTCCGAGACACCAAAGAGGGAACACACACGCCTCTTGCTGTTTTACACACACGATTCTCGGCTCAGGGTCTGATGCACCATGGGAAACTGAGTGCCTAGAGCCCCCTGCCCCTGTCTTCTTGCCCTTGTGCATTGCACACCCTCTCTGCTGTACAGAATCCTGGCCAAGTTttcaataaaaaggaaaatcttgATTTCAAaaaagttgttgttgttacttATTACTGAAAAATCACCTGaatacaaatatttatgaagaaagcacatgaataaaattatCAACAGGATAAAGATGTTTCATTAATCAATCACTGCTTTTTTATAGCTCAGAGTTTTCATGGCAGCTGGACAACAAATATATTACAAAACCTGAAACTGGAAATATTGTCAACCAGCttaatatttgtgcaatacctTTATTCATGGTTTTCTTTCTTAAAATATGGTtgttataaataaaacaatcctGTTATGGCAAATGAGGGGTTCTATTAAGGCTTGCAGTCAGTAAGAAAAAACTCCCAACCACCCAATGTGTTGTCAAAGCAACAATgcagtaaatacaaaaaaaaaaaagaaattgccaACAGAGCTGCTTCAGACCTGTAATGCTGATCATGCTATATGTTTTTGTGCAGTCAGGATTGTGTAACAGTTTGCCAGACGACAACAGGACACATTTAAATTTCGGGTCCAATTGAGacccattttctgttttgaattAAGAACATAAGCCTGTTgactcaaaataaaactgtcGCGTCACACAGGGCCAAAAGCCCTCTGTATGAGGACatgttaaatgaaaaaagtaaagatAAAGTAATTGATTAGAATTGGAAGGAAtttttatggaattttttttgaaaaatattgcattaaaaatatatatcaaacataaaaataacagaattacAAATATGATTAGCTGtatattttactgaaaatgttacttaatttgaaaataaacatttgtctTAACACATTTATCAGAGATGCAGCCTCCAAACCGCTCAGCTCGTGTGAAGGgtgaaatttgttttcattcaggGGTCAAATCAAACTGAACAGACAGCTGCCATTAAGGACAAACCAGATGTTTACTGCTGATACAGTGCTGCAGATTTCAGCTCAACATGGATTATAACTGGAACACAATGTGTCGTTGTCTGAACCTTCATCTACACTCAGAACGGATTAttctaaaaatatattaagGATCTATTACAtaacatttctgcataaaatacaaaaatgactaGATTTGTTGACTTGTGCACTTCGATTAGCACAAATCTTCAGAAAGACTTCAATCAGTGGTGGTGAAGACAACAAACTGACAGACCTTGAACTGCAGAAACGTCAGACCATTCAgtttaaaagacaaacattacAAGTTTAAATTTCATGTTGGTGATGAAAACCTTTGTTAAAGTAGTAATTAGGAAACAGTTTTTTGTGCAGCTGGtcctttaaatattttcctacAAACTGTGTTTACTTTGTTGAATCTCTGAGCTGTGAAGTTGTTTTCAATCCAAACAGTAATTGAGTTGCAAGACTAAAAATCAAgtttatgcaaatatttaaactttttagGTTGCGGCCATCGTTTTGATGAGTTGTGTTAACACAAGAACATTTGTAATTACACCAAATTAATATTATgtgtaaattaaaatgaaattcaatgAAAAATTCAAATCACAGTAAAGTAATTAAATTGGATTGATAACTTTCTCCACCTAGAGGTCAGAATGTCaagtccattaaaaaaacaaaaaataaaattaacatggCAGGCTTGTTCCCCTAACTCAAAATAGTTTGGTGGTTGAATATGATTTCATCAGAGGTTGTCacaaccaatgttccctgtaatttttcctgagtctgagcaaacacacaaactccctgagtgttccttggaccactgtgagtaACATCAGACGTATtaactgtggtcacaccagcatcacatccattcaagttacatggttcattaaaagaatcaaattacagcatttacatttctgttaaaactctttgtcaacaggagccagttgaaggctgcagtgattttagtgacactacaatgtataagagtgaagttattgaatatttgtctctctttactgttgcagcagttttgcaaattgcagacggaccctgttcactccatagacaccaatgttattcctgtagcttgaaagacagctacttttgataaaactgggcttgtagcacattgtctgccttgcaacaatgggaaagaggcaccgtttatgttttgacaacctatatctaatgagttattgatgctggaagtctgaatctgtgaatatctttccaactttactgaacttggggccactaccacctaaggagtgatatatttaattttgaaaaaagcatttagccatacttaaagctttaagtgctttattaacatggacCTAAaaattttctattgttttattatcacaggttctgtctgaaaagaggtggcatcattttaaacagtgaaatcaaactaacaaaatgtaatgaccaaccagtgagcaacactggattctgcaaaaacataaacaactttttaaaaaaaaatctaaatcttatcttaacacagttaatgtatgaacttatttttgtgtgtatgaatgtatttattgatttatttaatactgttaacatatcagagttctgagtgagtttttcgtaagataggcaaaggccatttattgattacatataggctcctaaatgtttattaaaaactgaaaagcatttaaaaaaaaaaaacaaaaacaacgtaggcatttattgagtcactaaaatactgtagagtacagaccacatcagcatgattataagcatcctctggtaaatgaacaaccagatactgatgtctctcaccatatggacttcaggagatgactggggggtgataaactgtgacctactggttggattctctctgttctcatgtttcttacatgtttgtcccctgacagccgggtcctaatgttttttgagcaacacaccatactatgacgtttttacaatgatggttctactatggaaccagtttgacatgttcaggtgttctttgtgtgaaaactcagagatttcagggatcagaaggtggttttcaactttctttgttaactttctgcttcaagtttaaattaaatttccttcactaagccagccctctggacttccagtaagctgtgttcctattggctgtccaggtggctgcttggtattatcaggaacacctgagcagctcagtgtcttcctgctttatttagcttcagtcaaacatttcctctgtttctcttcaccactgaactgggtttggctccattgcttcagtttgttctttaggcgttggcttgcagcttccagcagtaaaatcatctttaatgtgtttcttggtgtgttttagggctttgtactggatagttgtcttggtaaatgtggttctttagccacagttagcacatggtgttaatgtgtgcagtgattagtggatttgctccagctgagttgtgtctttatcttggctgtagtgagtcttcagaggtttttggtcagacacattctgtattcttgtttgagaaccagcgttggttgtccagaaggtaagagttcctgtcctgattctctgttctcagaggttctctggtaggctgcaggagactttagcgtttgggttgtgctagtttggtttttgtatggtttcatttggacgactatcttgaggcccctccatgtggtttagtgaggttttctggaacagttctacaaagcaacctgcagcagaagagcctttgagagtttttaggaagttctggagaccagactttagagcagcagaaacatttgtcagcagtttgagcaggagaaggtgagcttcagagtagaaatgagacagaaaccttcttgacccgtgtggtgaggtcctgtaccaagagtttgagcaggttgtgaagagtctgtagttctttggtctgaaagcacaagaagagtcgactcattaaaggagaaaacaggagatattgttggttcttctgttgctctgcagtttccttagactgaatatcaagtttatattttaaatgatttaccatgtgagcccaagaagacttcaataaactccctccatcccctggacacaacatattttattaccatgttaaatcttttttttaaatgtttttgagttttaatcatagttttagcatagttttttctctttgcttgtttagttttgtcatctgtgtgaaaggtgctaaacaaataaagttgaattgataaactgaagaattgactaactcatgattgtgacaacagaagtattttcattgtgatttaagggtttatttcatttttaaggttggggttaaaatcttgacagaaaaagaaaattaaagaaataaactacataacaaaaagcaattaaatcaaaggaaaaaaaattaatacaataaaactttttaaaagttttattattaaaaagatttaagaaatttaagatatcattttctaattaaacatttaattttttaattaaatgttttgtctttttaaaggtgtaataatctaattaaatgttttgcacattttaaaatgtttaatattcttcttgttgaattgtattttttaaatgtttaattgtggaaaatattttatctgtaatttttaatatttgtattttaaaaattttgtttaatttcataatgacatgtattgtatcttgttgaattatctcattcaatattttgtctgtttaatagagttaaacattaaatacaattaaattatattaaacagacaggaaaagaaaatacaatgaagcatttaaaaagaaaatgaaacattaaaaggtggtaaaacatttaaaaagaaaaaccttaacaaatatttaatcaaaaaattaaacattgggaaagaaaaaggaatttttcaaacaagccaattaaacatttgaaaaaacaacaattaaacattaaaaagacaaaacatttcaaaatcaaatcagacattagaaaataataaaaggtgagaaaagagcaaaactaaacatttaagaagaatcaaactaaagacaaaacatttgaaaacacaccagttagactttagaagataaaattaaacagaagagacaataaaaagatgaaaaagagcaaaaacagataaaggtctcaaaacgttttctagtctgaaatgaaaacatcaagttgtttcttcaaacatttcctctttctatgttcttggtttgattgtggacagatttactaagaactcatttaagaaaactgatttccagataaagtctactagtagttgaatgcatttatcaaactaatgttaccttctgatctccacaaactttactgttcagtgaagagaatcaaagtttgttgaggatttctaaaaaacccacaggtgaaggtctgagaagaactcagatggatggtcttaatgtgaaatcaagactcatggtcacaagttttaaggcttctgttaaacagaaagttcaaactaacggagaagtactgagaaacttttaaaatttcagtcctcagactgtctgaaagctca
This Amphiprion ocellaris isolate individual 3 ecotype Okinawa chromosome 13, ASM2253959v1, whole genome shotgun sequence DNA region includes the following protein-coding sequences:
- the crybb1l1 gene encoding beta-crystallin B1, producing the protein MSSGDKSKTSSQTDGKAAQGKKSEMGMMSYKMYVFDQENFQGRMIEISNECMNVCELGMDRVRSLRVECGPFVGFEQMNFCGEMYILEKGEYPRWDSWSNCQKNDYLLSFRPVRMDPEKHKICLYEIGEFKGRKMEIMDDDVPSLFSYGFTDRVGSIIVSCGTWVGYQFPGYRGSQYLLEKGDFRHFNEFGARHPQFQSVRRIRDMQWHQQGCYTMASK